The Motacilla alba alba isolate MOTALB_02 chromosome 3, Motacilla_alba_V1.0_pri, whole genome shotgun sequence DNA window TCCTTCAAGAGAAAATTGATCTGGTTTTAAAACAGGTTGTCTTTTTGTAAACACAATATATGCTTCCATATCTATATGTATATACTTTTAGCTACAATGTTTTCAGCAGTTCTAAGAACTTATACAAAAGCCTGGCTTTTAGCAAGCAACACTATAAAGGCATGCATATGCTCCTGAAAGCACTTCAGACtaaagcagagaacaaaaggTTGCCTACCAGCTGTTTTTATGTGGCACTGAAGGGATAGCAGCAGAAAGActcaaaacaaactaaaaccagagaacagattttatttaagcTAGTATGTCAATCCATTCTGTACAATTATGTTAAGCATTGACAAGAATAtgaccattctgtgattctgtttagAGATAAGTTTTGTTAGCACAAGCTACATCATCTGTAGGGCACCATTCTGAAAAGGAGACTTcactgaataatttcttttataatttaaagtgaaaacaaatgctgaaaCAATGTctaattttcttacttttgcACCTAAGCTGTTGTTGTACACTTGCAGGATTTCTGAAGACTCCAAACTGCATTCTGTTGGCTCACAAGACCCATGAGACTGTGATGACTGTTCCAGTTCTATTAAGGGGGAGGATTCTTCCTCCGACTCATCACACACTGCTGCATTAATCTGATCTTCCTGAGATACAATGCAGTTGTTTCTCTGTTGGTGAAACTGCTGTGAAAACACAGTATGAGATAGACCAAGATTTCCTGAGTTACTTTTGAGGCTGCTAAACTGCTGGGAACaacttttctgcatttctccagGAGGTGTAAAGGCAGTCCGTGATGACTGTTCAGTTTCTGAAAACCTAGAAACATCTTCAGCTACATGTTGTACTTCCTGTTTCTGGCAATCCTGCTCAGCATCCTGAGTCAGAGCACTATCTTCCTTTTTTGCTCTACTGTCAAACATAACTGCATCATTGcagaaaaacctaaaaaagaaaaaagaaaaaggtgaaagCAAGGCAGAAGAAAGTTCTTGTTGATGACATATTCATTTGCATCATTGTCTCTATccatcaattttattttcaaggtaTACTTGCAGACAAATTATTTTGGCAACAGGAAAAGTCCCTCAGGGAgacatttaacaaaaaaaaaccccaaaaaacaacaacaacaaaaaaccagcaggaaaaagcaTCTGTAAAAATGGCATTCTTTGACAGACATGCTAAGAAGATTGTTCACCTGAATGAGAAACATCTAGAAAGCCTACAAAATTTaagaatatattaattaatGATAAAGCTAGTAGTAAAATACTTCAGCACCATTCATCAAAGACAATAGAACGTTACTACTTTTTTCTATGCTATAGCAGCAGTTCCTGAGAATACTGAGCACAGATTTAGGGAAGAACCTATCATCAGTGACAACTCTTAATTTTTCATGCAATAAAAAAACTTTCCAAAACTTTCAGCTCAGAAAGGTGTGCTTTAAAACTAAGGTATTAAGAGTGCTCTGTAAAATTGCGCTGCTCAAAAATGTTCAGATTATTTAAGATAAAAATTACACAACAATAGACCTAATTGTGATTAtgttttgtaaaacaaattCAAGTAGACATGACCAAATGggattaaatgaaaaaaaaccaaacctaacCAAGTCCCTGTCCTTAAAGTGATGCTGCAGAGATCAGTAGTGTCAGCTGAATGGGATGGGATAAGAATAGATACTTGTCCTTGAGTATGACCAGGTTTGGCTTtactgaaataaacaaaaagccCCATCAACTTAAGTCCATGAATTCACTGACTGCTTATCTATTTGCCAAAAGTAGGTATCCTTGTTTTTTTGAGATACATCACATGTCCTTTACCTGGAAAAAAGACCCCAGCCAATTCCTAAGTAATTTTGATACCCAgagatattaaatattttcttgagaGCCACCAAATTGATCACAGAGCCGGAGCACTTCTCCTAcaaagaaaaactgagaaaacttttcttttctAGGCTGTTCAGCCTAGAGAGTAAAAGGTTCCAGGAAGACCTTATAACACCTTGCAGTACCTACAGGGGAGCCTaaaggagagctggagagggacttttcacaaaggcatatagtgacaggacaagagggaatgatTTTAAGTTGAAGGACGCTGAAACTagatactgggaagaaattcttcacctTGTGGTGAATCTAAGTGTGGTggtgcactggaacaggttgcccagagaaattgcagatgcctcatccctggaagtgctcaagatCAGGTTGGATAGATCTCTGAGCAGCTTGGTCTAGAAAAAGGTGTCCTGACAATGTcagaggggttggaatgagatgattttaAGGTCCACTCCAaaccaagccattctatgaaTAGTCTCAGTCTTCACTTcagcagtaaaaaaatcagcattatcTGTCTCCCAAAAGACAGCATGCCTAGCACAAAGGATCCACCATCTCAGCTGAGATGCAATACAGTTGCATAAAAAGTTTGAGGTAgcatttttcctattttcagtaTTCAGGCCATTTTAGCAACCAGGACATCAAATAGTATTATGCTACTTATAAAAACATGTGACATAAGCATACCTGCTTCTTGTTCCTGGAACAATTACAGCAtccttctctttatttttcctttgtaaaaatgaagcaaatttatttctaaCTCTGGGTAGGGAATTAGAGCTTTCTTGAGTGATGGAAATTCCTGGAGAATCAAGGCTTTGTATTGCTGACACACTCTTTTGTGCTTGATCATCATTATCATTCTCCTTCTTGagtctttttgtttttgaaaatgaaTATTGCTTCAACAGATCTCCATCTGAGACTTCTTCTGAACCTAAAGACAATTTAAGCATCACCGTAGAAACACATTCTACAATTAACCAGTTATGAGATAGCTAAATATTACATATTTACTCTCACAGGCTTAAAAATATTAGTAAGGTCTGGTAAGATAATAGAGCTTAGATGTCTTTAATGCCATTGCTTTCTAGTACATTGCCTTAAAATTAACTCAGGCAGATGGAGTGAAGGCAGAACAACTACAATGCAACTACATTTGATTTAGAGGCAGGTTGCTATAACTACCTACAGACTTTGAAAGCGAGGGAATAGGAAGATACCAGGtctaacaaatgaaaaacagaaagctCCAGCAGTATaatcagaaagcaaaggaagcaGTGGAAAACAGTTAATATAAAGCACAACAGGAACAAAAAGTGCCTCTTCTATTACAAGCCTACAGTTTTTCTGAGCACATATAACTCAGGTGGCATAGAAGAGGAGATAACACAGATGCACTagagaaagtgaaaaatctgGCATAAAGAGCACCTATACAGGGGACAGATGCAACACAGTCTGAGCACAGGAAACATTCTTTATGTTTTCAGTCTGGCCTAATATCAATGCTAGGAAAAACAGGCTGTTTTAACTTCTTCACAAGCCATTTTAAGAtagaaattaaaaccaaaactataTCAAAACACAGCTTGTATTAAACATAGCCTGAAGCTGAAACGACCAGAGTTTTAtagcaaaccaaaaaaacatgAAGATCAAGTCCTGTTGAAAGTTTGCTGTCACCCTTAATCATCACCTAGGCTTTAATATTATGGCTTGTTAGTCTTGTAGCTTGTTGCAAACAGAATACAGACAATAACATTCAAGGGTTAAGCCTCTAAAGCCTCATACCATAAAGTACAAGataaaatcctttcttttcccacagCCTTCTACTGTTGTTCATATACTTATTTAATATAAACATACCACTCCTTGGCCTTTTTGACAAGAGCTCTTTGCCTGCAAGCTTTAGTCCTTTAACACTAATTAATTTCTCCATGCCTTTGGTTAATGGTTTCTCTGGGAAGTGTATTTTAGGAGAAGCAGGATCTTCAGTGGGGCCAAACTTGTATTCTCTGCTCCAAATACTATTGACATGATTATCACGTCGGTCATTCCAGCCACAACTTCTTTGCTGCATAGGCTACAAAAACCAATTAAAAACCAAGACACAGCTTTATAATTTTGCCTTCTACATATGACTTCCTGACTCAGCATTCAAGGAAGGAAATATTGACATTTGTACATCTAGTGACATAGTCtacaaaaactttttttttgttcccacAATTCTCATGCTTTTCCTACTTTTTGTTGTGCTCCCATGATGTCTTCATTTTAATATTGCACAAATGACTAACTGCTCATCTCAGACCaaatttaaagtttaaaatttatttctggtcAGGAAACAATTGAGGATTATTCTTGAAAGACATCCAAGACTgagaattttctctttaaaccAGTTACTTCTGTAAATAGATTTAAGGACTTAGCAAATAAGTCTGAAAGTAAAACAGATATTAAAcaccatgaaaaataaaactttacctttaaaaaaatgagaattatgTGTGTGGGAGCACACAGTTTCTGTAATACCACAATAGCTTTCACTGACAAATCATTTGTAGATAACACTCAATCACATTTTCCCATTAACATTCAGACCCACATCAAGTTCTTAATATCTACTTCATAACAGAGATGTTACCTGCGCCGTGTCAGGGTTATAACTATCAATTTGTTCCATTGTATTGATATCAACATTGCCAATAGCAATTTGAAAAGCAGTATCATCACCAACATGTCTGTTCCCATCATAGTAAAGGAAAATATCTGAATGTTACATCATATTTCAACAACTGTACCATGAAAGTTAGAACAGTCCCTTTCCCATTTCTCAACAAAAAGCATGGCTAGAATATTAACCCAAAGGATTAATACTACTACTCCTGGCTCAATCTGATGTAACAGCAATTGTAATAGATCTGCAGTCTTTGGCAAATCATGCAAGTCAATATTAAATCCTTCAGTTATCAGCAAGAGAGGCTGTAACTATCTCCTTCCTAATTTCTGCAAATGCCACAGATCAGATGGCTTGAACATACAGAGCCAGTAACTACTTTAACAGTTCCCtctcttcctttattttcttaatcttACATGTTGAAATTTACACTGCACAAATGTGACAAAATGCTACCTTTTCTATAGCAAGAGGGATCTGGTAAAACAGGAAATGCTAAGATTAGAGACTGAGTTGAGCacaaactgcaaaaattaaaCTGGAAGAAATTATAACGCAACACAGGCAGAAATTCAAGACAGCCACAAAGCAGTCAGTTTATATTTAAACtgtattaaacattttttttcctaaagaaaacaCCAGATCAATAACTTCTGCCTGTATCAATAATAGGTCATTTAGTTACTCcctgcacttaaaaaaaattgattaaaatcagagcaaaggagaaaagaagaaaactcccACAAAAGTTTAAGACTGTAGAAAAGCCAGACTTGAATCAAAGCAGGgatgtgacaaaaaaaaaaaatctaagtacACCATAGATGCAATGAAAATTGTAAGATACCATATCAGCTCACAATTCTTTCCCCATTCTGCCCTTTCAACACAAAGGATACCGTCCTGCATAAGTCAGTGTTTCTGGATCAATATCATCTCCATATGCATTCAGAGGAACTAATTTTCTGTTGACAGGATCAAAAACTAACTGGTACAGGAATGTATTATTAGCTCGTGTAAAACCCTGTATGTATTCTTCTGGTACCGTTACATTCATCTTCAAGTACTGCCCCATTTTCTTAATaacctgtgaaaaaaaaattactcaacTGTTTCATTTTAACAGGTTATGTGAAAGgttaaatgcatttcaaatattAATTATCTTTTCTTGTAATTAAATGTAGAATCAGTGTCCTACTGCAACAAGCAGATTCAACTTAAATaggggaaggaaataaaatagaacTTCATACATTATTTTCCCACTCAAATTGTCTACAATTACATAAATAACACAATTCAATTTTTATATCTCcttcaataaataaatcaatacaaaatgtgatcagaaaaaaacatgtcCTTAAGGTGTATTTATTTAAACTAACGCACATCACATTTTTATCATTCATATTATCAGGACATATAAGCAATATATGGGTGctcttaaaatggaaaaaaaaagcaaaactaaccAGAATAAACCCTGGAATTTTGCTCAGAGATACATTAAAGCAAATAATGATTTGCATAGGAAAAGTTCAATGTTCCTCTTTTACTTCctcaaaagcaaaaccagttaCTTTGATGCCCGCTCTATATgatacaaaacattttaaaataaaaaatcatagTTCTTTGTCTATGAGAGAGAAAGATAAAATACACTAAAACACACGAGTAATTTAAGAAAGATAACACACTAAATTAATTCAACTGcatattaaaatgcttttatggATTAGATTTACCTGCCTCCGGGACATACCCATGAGGTATTCTTATTAGCTATCAACCTCACTACTACGTGACTACCCATACAGAAGTAGTTATTTCCACCCTCTTAGCCTCTGTACTTCCTAATACaagatttgttttaatttcatacATTGGAttagaaaaaaaccaccctatattaatttgttttgcatCATATCACACTTTTCTTCCATACTGTTTTTAATATAGAAATGTCCATATCCATACGTATGTCAAGAAATATGATTCCCAATCTCTGCCCCTCCCGCACACAGATAAATCTGTTCTTATACAGAAGTTACAGTTCATTGAGCAGTTCTAATAACTaatctgcagagcagaagaaagcagtaatgggggaggggggaaaatatCAAAGTCTTACAAAAAATTAAGTTTCCCTTCAAACAAAATACACCCTTGAAGGATTGAAACAATTCTTTACCTAagtttactttgttttttttttcttataaatataTCAGCTTCAACACTTGAGTAAGTTTAGGACAGCATCTTTTTTAAGAACAggtaaaaatactttttagtATTCTCCTCAAA harbors:
- the EXO1 gene encoding exonuclease 1, whose product is MGIQGLLQFIKEAAEPSHVKKYKGMTVAVDTYCWLHKGAYACAEKLARGEPTDFYVAFCMKHVHMLLSFGIKPILVFDGCTLPSKKEVEKARRERRQASLLKGKQLLQEGRLSEARECFGRSVNITHAMAHEVIKAARAQGVDCIVAPYEADAQLAYLNKIGMVQAIITEDSDLLAFGCKKVFLKIDKFGNGLEIDQARLGNCKQLGNVFTEEKFRYMCILSGCDYLPSIHGIGLAKACKLLKLANNPDIIKVIKKMGQYLKMNVTVPEEYIQGFTRANNTFLYQLVFDPVNRKLVPLNAYGDDIDPETLTYAGRHVGDDTAFQIAIGNVDINTMEQIDSYNPDTAQPMQQRSCGWNDRRDNHVNSIWSREYKFGPTEDPASPKIHFPEKPLTKGMEKLISVKGLKLAGKELLSKRPRSGSEEVSDGDLLKQYSFSKTKRLKKENDNDDQAQKSVSAIQSLDSPGISITQESSNSLPRVRNKFASFLQRKNKEKDAVIVPGTRSRFFCNDAVMFDSRAKKEDSALTQDAEQDCQKQEVQHVAEDVSRFSETEQSSRTAFTPPGEMQKSCSQQFSSLKSNSGNLGLSHTVFSQQFHQQRNNCIVSQEDQINAAVCDESEEESSPLIELEQSSQSHGSCEPTECSLESSEILQVYNNSLGAKESDSSSKPNDDQCSLSVLFSAVPTNKKTTIIKTKVPGLRKSSNIRSHMVTKLKPLMPAKVSGLSRKLSPVQKRKDCDTENKLGLQSTIGELWKSFQFKREYEKLPSCRKSDPLSPIKDNIQLTPETEEEIFNHLERSHVQRAIFQ